The genomic stretch AAAAGAACGGGTATGGTTGGGACTTGTCTTGGGCTGACGTTGGCTCATTCTACCAAATATTGAAACAGGTCATCGATAACAGCGTTGGCAGCAATCGGTCCTCTGCCAATCCAGTAACCGGGGACTTCGTAGACTTTGCCTGCTTGCACGGCATCCAATTGCGACCACAAGCGATCGGATTGCAATTTTTGCAAAGCACTTTCGGCTTCGTCGCCCAGCGTCCACACAAAAATAACGTCCCCATCAGCAGCATCGAGGTTTTCTCGGGATACTTCCGACCAAAGGCGGTCTTTGTTTTGAGCGGTAGGGCGAGATAACCCAGCATCTTCGAGAATGCGACCGATAAAGGAGTCTTTTTGATACAGACGCACGCGATCGGGAAAAATCCGCACTACAGAAATTTCTAATTTATCTGCTTTTCCGCCCAATTGTTCCCGCAAATTCGCCAAGCGATCGCGGTAGTCTTGCAACAGTTGGTCGGCGGCTTCTGGCTTGCCTAAGGTTTTGCCCACCAGTTGTAGTTTATCTTTCCAATTGGAAGAACCACTTTTGCCCAACAAAACCGTTGGTGCGACCTGAGATAGCAAATCGTAGACCGGTTCTACATTTTTGCCCCCTACAATCAAATCGGGTTTGACAGCGGTAATCTGTTCGATGCTTTGCTGGGTGGGAGAAAGCTTGGTTACGTCTTTACCTTGCAAGCGATCGCGCAAATGAACCGGAAACTCGCCCGTATTTTCATTGTACAAAGCAGCCACCGGCGTCACTCCCAACGCCAAAACGCTATCGAGAGCAATATTGTCCAAAGCCACTACTCGCTCTGGTGACTGAGGAACTTGGGTTTTACCAGCGACATGTTGGATCGTGCGCGTGGGTTGGGTGGTTTCCGTTTGGGAGGATTGCTGGGCATTTTGAGAACTGCCACCATTTGTGGTGAGTGAAGTCGAACCGCAACCGCTGAGGTAAAGAGAAATAGCGATTAGCAACCCACTAACTAGCCAACTTGGGAATTTATACCAAATCCAAACCGCAATTTTCTTGTAGGGGCAACCCCCCGTGGTTGCCCGGTTTACCGTTGCTATGGTAGGGGCAGGCACAGGGGCACTGCCTATGGTAGGGGCAGGCACAGGGGCACTGCCCCTACAGTTTCGTGGTCTATATACCTCGGATGACCTATTATGCATCAGCCATGTCCTTTCTTCGTTTCTTGCTTCATATCTCACCATTGGACGCTGTATTCCAAACTCAACGTGCGACCCAACGCCGCCGAATTGCGACTGTTTTCCGACTGCAACTGCGAATCCACCGGGAAATATTGATTGTCCAATAGATTCTGAATGCCAAGTTGGAGGGTTCCCGGTCCCACATCCACCTCGCTAATGTAATCTAACGTAATGTAACCATCAATATCGCGATCGTCTACACCATCGTCAAACGCTCTATCGCGACCGCCAACCACCAACAGTTGCAAGCGATTGCGCCAGCTAGGCAACGTTTGATTATCCACGTAAGCCGTGATTTTCCACGGTTGAATTTCCCGCGTACTCAACGCCACAAATCCTTCATCGGTGTTTTCGGGATTGCTCTCTCCTTCCACCCAGGTGACGCTGGTTCCTAACTGCCAATCTTGGGAAGGCTGGTAATCCAGACTAACTTCCAAACCATAGGTACGAGTGGGAGAACGTTCCAATTCCAAAAATGGTCCTTCATCGCTTTCGCGAACGTTTTCTCCCAAATCGGAATACGTAAAGAACCCAGCCAACGAAAACTGTACTTGGTCCCAATTGCCTCGTAAGCCCAATTCGTAGTTATCCACCACCACAGGTTCAGTAACATCCACAAACTCGCTCACGCTACCGGCACCTCGCGGCGGGAAGCGCAAAACACGACCAAAATCCGGTGCCGAAAACCCTTGAGCAAAGTTCGCAAACAAACTTAGTTCTTCGGTCAGGTCGTAGACAGCCCCCACGTTAAACACCACATCGTCGAAAGCAATGTCGCCACCTTCCACATTTTCCACAGCATTGCCCGCTCTGGTTAAAGCAATATCGCCGAGAACGTTGTAGCTGTCGGCAAATACCTCAAATCGCTCGAAACGTACGCCACCGCTTAACGAGAGCTTTTGCGTGGCATCCCACTGCAACTGTCCAAACAAGCCCAAGGTATTCAAATCGTAAGATGGCGCAAAAAATTCTTCGTCTACCTTATCAAATTCGGTACCACCGCTCTCGTCAAAGGTAGCGGCATTGAAAATTTCGATGGGATTGTCTACAGATTCTTCTACGTAATCTGCCCCCCAAAATAAGTTGGCGTCTTCAAATATAGGAGTTTCCACTTCCAAACGGATGCCTAGCTTCTCGGAATCAATTTCCGTACGGGAAACTGACTGAAAAATCGTATCGCGCTTGTCTTCGGGGATAGTACGGGTGAGCGATTCTTGGAAGAAACCTTGCAAGCTAAATTGACTGCCCAGCAAATCGTCGTGGCTGTACTTGAGATTGATGACCGTCTCTTCACGACCGGGAAGTTCGTCAATGTCCAAATCTCCCGTATCCAAAGCCCTAGCGGTTTCCCGTTCTGGGGTTTCGTTGACGCTGGGGTCGGGTAGGGTGGGTACGTCTTGCTTGTCGTCGAAGTAATTGGCTGAAATTTGCAGCCGCTGGTCTTCGGTAATATCCACACCTACTTTGCCGAATAGGTTGAGGGTTTCTAGATTGTCCAATCCTTGGGAACGACCAATGGGAATTAAGTCGTTGCCGGCATCAAAGGCATTCCCCGTCCCTTCAAAAGAGGCTGTGAATGCATAGTCTACAGAACCTAGATCGCCAGAAAGGCTTTGGCTAATCCCGCCACCAAAACTTTCGGATAGGTCGGATAGAGATAGGCGAGGTCCTAGGGAAATGCTGGTGCTACCTGTTATGCGTTCTCGAGCAGCTTCGCGGGTGATAATGTTAATCACACCACCGGTGGCATCGGAACCAAAAACGGCTGTTGGTCCGCGAACCACTTCAATGCGTTCGATAGCCGACGGATCGATGCTTCGCAATCCTTGGAAGTCGCGGCGGTTGCTGTTGAGGGGAACACCATCGACGGAAATAAAAGGCTGGCGACCCCGTAGGGATTGGGTACGTGTAGAAGCACTTTGGGTGGGTGGTCCCAAACCAGGTACTGTTCTCCCCAGCAAGTCCGGTAAGTTTGTGGAAAGTCCGGATTGCTCTTCAATTTCTTCTCGGGTAATGACTGTGGTGGAACGAGCTACGTCTTCCTCTCTTTCTTCCGTTCGCGTGGGTGTGACGATCAGCCGGATCGGTTCTCCGGGTTCTGGTTGGGTTTCCGGTTGGGTGGGGAGTTCTTCTGGTTGGGTAGGTGTTTCCGGTTGGGGTTCGCTTTCCCTGCCTTCTTGAGCAACCGGCGTACCGCTATCAACGGCGAGGGTGAGACGTTCT from Geitlerinema sp. PCC 9228 encodes the following:
- a CDS encoding iron-siderophore ABC transporter substrate-binding protein, whose product is MPAPTIGSAPVPAPTIATVNRATTGGCPYKKIAVWIWYKFPSWLVSGLLIAISLYLSGCGSTSLTTNGGSSQNAQQSSQTETTQPTRTIQHVAGKTQVPQSPERVVALDNIALDSVLALGVTPVAALYNENTGEFPVHLRDRLQGKDVTKLSPTQQSIEQITAVKPDLIVGGKNVEPVYDLLSQVAPTVLLGKSGSSNWKDKLQLVGKTLGKPEAADQLLQDYRDRLANLREQLGGKADKLEISVVRIFPDRVRLYQKDSFIGRILEDAGLSRPTAQNKDRLWSEVSRENLDAADGDVIFVWTLGDEAESALQKLQSDRLWSQLDAVQAGKVYEVPGYWIGRGPIAANAVIDDLFQYLVE
- a CDS encoding TonB-dependent receptor, which translates into the protein MNKYNGSIAWFCAGMTIFLAAPNAVAETISVTGVRLNETEQGVEIVLETSPLGEVRAFQTKFGNTIAIDILNTRLQSDSSEGFRRQNPTANIAAIEVIQQNQNSIRILVKGTQQVPNVQLTEQQERLTLAVDSGTPVAQEGRESEPQPETPTQPEELPTQPETQPEPGEPIRLIVTPTRTEEREEDVARSTTVITREEIEEQSGLSTNLPDLLGRTVPGLGPPTQSASTRTQSLRGRQPFISVDGVPLNSNRRDFQGLRSIDPSAIERIEVVRGPTAVFGSDATGGVINIITREAARERITGSTSISLGPRLSLSDLSESFGGGISQSLSGDLGSVDYAFTASFEGTGNAFDAGNDLIPIGRSQGLDNLETLNLFGKVGVDITEDQRLQISANYFDDKQDVPTLPDPSVNETPERETARALDTGDLDIDELPGREETVINLKYSHDDLLGSQFSLQGFFQESLTRTIPEDKRDTIFQSVSRTEIDSEKLGIRLEVETPIFEDANLFWGADYVEESVDNPIEIFNAATFDESGGTEFDKVDEEFFAPSYDLNTLGLFGQLQWDATQKLSLSGGVRFERFEVFADSYNVLGDIALTRAGNAVENVEGGDIAFDDVVFNVGAVYDLTEELSLFANFAQGFSAPDFGRVLRFPPRGAGSVSEFVDVTEPVVVDNYELGLRGNWDQVQFSLAGFFTYSDLGENVRESDEGPFLELERSPTRTYGLEVSLDYQPSQDWQLGTSVTWVEGESNPENTDEGFVALSTREIQPWKITAYVDNQTLPSWRNRLQLLVVGGRDRAFDDGVDDRDIDGYITLDYISEVDVGPGTLQLGIQNLLDNQYFPVDSQLQSENSRNSAALGRTLSLEYSVQW